The following nucleotide sequence is from Elusimicrobia bacterium HGW-Elusimicrobia-1.
GAATCGCTGTCGGGCGGCGATAAAAAAAGAGCGTCCGTCAAGGCGGCCGGCATTCTTGATTATTCACTTAAAAGATGGCCCGACATTTCGTGGCTGGCCGTAAACTCGGCCATAGAGTCCGAGCAAATCGCCTATAAACTTTTTATCGACGGAGATATAGACGGAGCCAGACGAATTTATGAAATGACCGTGCGCCACAATCCCGAAAATTACTCGGCCTGGACCAATCTGGGCGTCGTATTTGAAAGGATGGGCGCCGACGGCAAAGCGCTGGAATGTTACGAGCGGGCTTACAGAGCCAATCCGCGGCATTCCGCGGCCTACTATAATTCGGCGGTGATTTACTGGAAACGCGGGGAGTGGAAAAGGGTCGCGGAGTTTTTCGGGAAAGTGACGGAGATTGAACCCGCCAACGAGCGGGCGCGGGGTTATCTTGAAGACGCGCGAAAAAATATGCGGTGAGCGGGCGGCTTCGGCAATAGTCAGTGGGATTTACTTCAACAACTCTTTTAGCATCGCGTTGACGGCGGACGGATTGGCGCGTCCGAGCGACTTTTTCATTACCGCTCCGACGAGAGACCCGATGGCCCGTTCCTTGCCCGCGCGATATTCTTCCGCGGCTTTGGCGTTCTCGGCGACGGCCTCGGCGCAATAGCGTTTTATGGCGGACTCGTCGGTGAGCTGCGAAAGATTTTTCTCTTTTATAATATCGGCCACCGCCTTGCCGCGCGAAGCGCCGACAACTTCCTCGAAAACGGTTTTTGCGGCCTTGCCCGATATGGCGTTCGTCGATATCAAACCAACAATTTCGGCGATAGTCGCGGGGCTTATCAAATCATCGTACCGCTCGCGTATTTTTTCTGAATCCGCGTTGAATCTGCCGAGCATCTCGTTAATTATCCAGTTGGCGAGAATTTTATAAGTTTCGGTTTTCTTGACGGACAGCGCCGCCGCCGAGGCCTCGAAATAATCCGCAAGGCGCCGAGAGGAAGTCAAAACTCCCGCGTCGTAATCCGAAAGTCCGTAGCCGGAAACAAAACGTCCGAGGCGGGCCGCCGGAAGTTCGGCCACCTGCGTTTTCACCCTCGACAAAAACTCTTCTGAAATCTCAAGCGGCGGAAGGTCGGGCTCCGGAAAATACCGGTAGTCGTTGGCCTCTTCCTTGGTGCGCATGGGCCGCGACCGGCGGGCGGCCGGATCCCACAGGCGCGTCTCCTGAACTATCTTGCCGCCCGACGAAACAACCTCAATCTGTCTGAGGATTTCATATTCCAGGGCGTCGCGCACGCCTTTTGTGCTGTTCATATTTTTAAGTTCCGTCTTGACTCCGAGCGCCGTTTGTCCCACGGGTCGCACCGACACGTTGGCGTCGCAGCGGAACTTGCCTTCTTCCATATTGCAATCGGAAACGCCGGTGTATTCAAGTATGGCCTTAAGCGCGTTAAGATAAAGCCACGCTTCCTGCGGACTTGAAATATCCGGCTCCGTTACAATCTCCATAAGCGGAATGCCGGCCCTATTATAATCGACCAGCGTGTGGTCGAGTTCGCGCGAACCCACCGCGTGCAGAAGTTTTCCGGCGTCTTCTTCAAGGTGAATTCTCTTTATCCTGATTTTTTTCGACGGAGACGCCGCGTCTCCGGATATATCGAGCGCGCCGTCCTCGGCGATCGGGAGTTCATACTGCGATATCTGAAAATTTTTCGGAAGGTCCGGATAAAAATAATGCTTTCTTGCGAAAACAGAGCGGCGGTTTATGCGACAGCCCAGAGCCAGCGCCGCGCGCGTCAGAAGCTCTACGGCCGGAGAGTTCAAGACCGGCAGAACGCCCGGCTGCCCCGTGCATACCGGACAGATGTTGGTGTTGGGCGGAGTGTCGAATTCCGTCGAGCACGCGCAGAAGGCCTTGCTTAGGGTTTTAAGGTGCGAGTGGACTTCAAGTCCTATGACGGCTTCGTAGTTTGCGCTCATTTTTTGGATTCTTTCCGGGACTTATTTATTCTTACGGAGACCGGGCGGCCGTCCGAGGCGAATCTGTACTCGACTTCGCCGGGCTTAAGCATTCCGAGTTCTCTGCGGACCGACGCCGAATAGTATGCGTCGTCGGTTTCAAGCAGTTTTATCTCGGCTGCCAGCCGCGTGTTTTCCCGCCGGAGCGCGGAAATCTTTCCGAGCACTTTCCTTCGCCCTATTTCCTGGCGGATGAGCCGGCGCGCGTTGGGATTTATCACCAGATAGACCAGCGCCGCGGCGATTACAACCTTGCGTATCGTCGACGGCCGGATCTTCATTTTTATTTTTTACGCGCGAATGCGGAAACCCCCGGATACGATGCCTTGCCGCCCAGTTTTTCTTCGATGACGAGCAGCCGGTTATATTTGCATACTCTGTCGGTGCGCGACGCCGAACCGGTTTTTATCTGTCCGGTGTTTAACGCTACCGCGAGATCGGCGATGAACGCGTCTTCCGTCTCGCCGGAGCGGTGGCTGATTACCGCGGTATAGCCCGACTTGAATGCCAGATTTATGCACTCCACCGTCTCGGTGAGCGTGCCTATCTGGTTTAGTTTTATGAGGATGGAGTTGCCGATGCCTTTTTTGATGCCTTCGGCGAATATTTTTGGGTTGGTCACAAAAATATCGTCGCCGACAAGCTGTATTTTCGAGCCGAGATTGTCGGTGAGTTTTTTCCAGCCGTCCCAATCTTGCTCGGAGAGTCCGTCTTCAATGGATACTATGGGATATTTGGACACGAGGTCCGAGTAAAAACCTATCATAGCGTCGGACGATTTTTTCTTGTCCTGTTTTTCTCCGTCGAGCGTATAGGTTCCGGATTCGTAAAACTCGCTGGCTGCGGGATCCAACGCTATGAAAATGTCCTTGCCGGGGACGTATCCCGCTTTTTTTATCGCCTCTATTATTACTTCCAGCGCCTCCTCGTTGGAACCCAGATTCGGAGCGAAACCGCCTTCGTCTCCGACGGAAGTGGCGTAGCCGCGCGCTTTAAGAACGCTTTTTAGATTATGAAACACCTCGGCGCCGGCGCGCAATGCCTCTCTGAAATTGGGGAGGCCCGCGGGCGCGACCATAAACTCCTGAAGGTCCACATTATTGTCGGCGTGGGCTCCTCCGTTGATTATGTTCATCATCGGAACGGGTATCTTAAAGGCGTCCTGCTTTATTCCGTAAGATTCTCTTATGTAGAGGTAAAGCGGCATTTTTTTCGACGAGGCGGCGGCGCGGGCCGCGGCCAAAGACACACCCAGAATTGCGTTGGCGCCGAGATTCGACTTAAAGTCCGTTCCGTCGAGGGAGAGCATTTTGCCGTCGATACTCTGCTGGTCGAAAACATTCATCCCGGCGACGGCCGGAGCGATTTTTTCATTTACGTTGACAACGGCTTTAAGAACTCCCTTGCCGAGATAGCGTTTTTTGTCGCCGTCTCTTAATTCAAGCGCTTCCCTTTCGCCGGTAGACGCTCCGGAAGGCACGGCCGCGGCCTCCACGGTGCCGTCGCTTAACGATACTTCCACGCGGACGGTGGGATTGCCTCTGGAATCGAGTATTTCGGACGCTTTTACGGACTGGATTTTAGACATGATTTTCTCCTTATACGGTTAACCGCGGAAAGATTTTGTTTTGGAGGCGGGCGTATTGCGCGTGCCTGCTCTGCTTCCGGCAAAGATTCTATCAAATGGCCGCGATATTTTAAAAAACCCAGTCGGCGGCGGCAACGGCTTCGTCTATCGCGCCCGTCAGCCGCGCTGACGATTTTTCGTCCATATTCAGGGCGCCGCGGCGCAGGGCGTCGCGCATATTTTTAAGCTCTCTCAGCGCCTCCCTGCGGACTTTCGGCGAAGGATCGCGCCAGAGCGAGATGAGCATATCGAGAGTTTCGGGGAATGCCAGGCGGGAAAGCGCCCGGGCTATATTGGAGCGTATAAGCGGGTTGCCGTTTGAAACCATCTCCCTCAAAAAACTCATACAACCCGAACCCGATACCGAGTGAAGTTCTTTCGCCTGCGCCGCTATTCTCTCCCTGGCGGCTTCAAGAGCCGCCGAAGAATCCTCGTCGATATAAGTGGCGTCGCCTATCTTTTCTAAGACCTTGGCCCGATGTCCGTGCAGAACGGAGGTCTGCTTGCTCGACGGTGAAAACGCGCCGCTCCTGAAGAGTTCCTCCAGCTGCTTTTGCCTTATATCCAGCGCCATTCCTAATTGTTCTTCGTAACGTTTATTCTTGGCATTTTTTTCTTCCTTTAATTCGGCGACGACACGCTCGGCTGTTTCCCTCTCGTATTTCAACGCCTCTTTTGTTTTTTCCAGTTCCATCATCTTCGTCTGCGACGCGGCCTTAAGTTTTTCGTTATCTTCCCCGGCGTCCGACAAAAGCGACGAATATTTTTTCATTTTTTTGACGAAAACAAGCCAGAATATCGCGTTGCCCGCAAGCGAAAACGCCGCTACCGCCGCAAATAGCGCGGCGACGTATACAACCGGCGAACGGCCTTCCGCGGACACGGGCGCGGCAACACGCTCGACGACATAAACGGGAGGAGGCGGCGATTTCGGTGTTTGCGCGACTGTGGCGGACGGCGCGGCGGCGGCCGCCGGACGCGTTTTGGCCGGAGCGGCCGCGAAAGCGCGTTCCATTATGTTTTTTGTGACGTCGTACAAATTGGAGATTTTGCCGTCCGACGGATTGTAAGCGCGCGCCTTTTCCAGATAAGCCAGAGCTTTTTTGTAATCGCGCACGTTATGCGACTCCTGAGCCGCCTCGTAAAATATCCTGGCCGCGAATTCGGAAAGCTTGTGGTTGGACGGGTCGGAGGATACGGCTTTTTCCGCGTTGACCGCGGCCGAGTCAAGATCCCCCTGTATGTATTTTTCCGTCGCCGCGTTAAAATATATCGCGGATTCCGTCTCGCCCTCCGTTGCCTGCGCCGCGGCTGCCCGCGGCAAAGCCGAGACCGACAGCGCCAGCGCCGCGGCAAAAGCCATTCGCAGCCGCACGGCAAAACCGTCTCTGATATTTTTCATTTTGCCTCCATATCCATAACCGTCTGCACGCGCTTAAGAAATCCCAGCGCCTCGGAATTGGTCGGTTGAATTTTTATCGCCTCGTAAAGTTCGCCCTTGGCGTCATTGTATTTTTTTTCCGCGACGTACATCCTGGCGCGGGCAAGATACGCGTACACCCGCGCCTTTTCGTGGTCGGGACGGACATCAATTATCCACAGGGCGTTTTCGACCACGCTCTCATACCGGCCGTTTTTATAATCCGTTTCTATCTCGAGTATTTTTCTTTTTATAATAACCTCGCTCGTAATGGCTTTGATCTCGGCCATAAGGCGTTTCGCATCTTCGTTGGACGGTTCAATTTTTAATATTTCCGAGAGTTTGCCTTCGGCGCGGGCGTATTTTTTTTCGCCGAAGTCCCTCGATGCCGATAAGTAAATCGCCGATATCTTTCTTTCTTTGGCCAGTCGGGCGCGCTCATCGGCGAGCAACTTTCTTTCAAGATTCGCCCTGGTCGAGGCGGCGGCCGACGCTGCTCTCAAATTTTGGAATTCCTCTTCCGCGCGCAATTCCGCCGCCGACGGCTCCAGCGAAAACCTGCTTGTCACGGTAAAGGCGTGGACAATGCCCAGCGGGTGATAAAACATGCCGTAATCGAACGCCGCCCGACGGAAATCAAGCCCGAAACCGGCAGACACCGACTTTCTGTTGGCGCCGGCGCGCCACGTGATTCCCCGCGGATATTCGCATTCTATGCCGGCAAACCATTTGAGCGCGGAATATTGCCAAAACAATCCCTGATACAGCAAATCGACGCTGACGGCGACGCGGCGAAAAGCAAAATATTGTTTGATACCCCCGCGCAGCGAAGGTCTTACGGCGTCGGCGCCCAGCGCCGACGGGACAACGCTTACGACGGCCAGGCCCGCTTCGGAATCTTTATTGCGTATCACAAATCCCGCGTCAAGCGTGCCGGCCGATACGGAATAGTCGGCGATTCTTTTGGCGTAATATTTTATCGCGGCGCCGGCGTAGAAACCTTCAAACAGGGCGGCAGAGTAACCCGCCGACATACCCGTCTCGGACGCGCCGAACGCTCCGGTGTCCTCGCCAAGTTCGTTTGTGCCGGCTATGTCTTCAACGCTTACAGCCGAAACCGCGGCCCAGAGTGTTCTGTGGTTTTCAAGAGGCAGCGCGTAGGAAGCATTATAACAATTGACACCTTCAAAAAGCGGCGCGAATGTCAGGGAAATTTCTTCCCTGTACCGCGACGAAAATCCGGCCGGATTGAAATATTCAAAACCTACGCCGCCTGCGCCCGTCTGCGCAGCGGTCCGTCCCGAAGTTTCAAAATTGTCAAGCGCGTAGCCGGACGTTCCCCTGTCCTGGAACCAGGCCCCGGATTTGCGGGAACACGTCAATAGTGCAAGCGCTGCCAGAAAAACGGCGGCGCGCGGGTTTTTCATTTTTTAGTCACTTCCGATATCTTTTCCAGCAGCACGGATATCGGGAACGGTTTTTCCAGATACGCGGCTACGTTAAACTCGCTCTTGCTCTGCAAAAGTTCTTTCATTTTGGCGTGGGCGGTTATTACTATTACCGGAAGCGACGAGGCCGACGGCATTTCATTGAGACGGGCGCCGAATTCTCTGCCGTCCATTTTAGGCAGCATCAGATCCAAAACCACGACGTCGGGCGCGAAAGAAGAGAGTTTTTCGAGCGCGTCGACGCCGTCGCCGGCGGTCTCTACGGTGTGCCCCGATTTCAGCAGAGCCATTTCGATAATTTCGGCAATATCCTTTTCGTCCTCGACCACAAGTATTTTCGACATAAATCCTCCCTGCGCGGCAATCGCCGACATTTATCTTTTTATAACGGCCAGTTTTTTTCTGCGATTTTGTCCCCCTGCCGTAATTTCCAGAATATAAACTCCCGACGCGACAATCATACCTTCGTCGTTTTTGCCGTCCCACAATATTTCATTGACATATCCTGACGACTGGCGCATTGCCCCGTTCGAGCCGGCGGAATACCTCCGGCGGGTCACCAGATCCCCCGTAAGCGTGTAAATATTAATCTCTACGTCTGTCTCTACGCTGAGGGTGTAAATTATTTTCGTCTTTTCCTTGACGGGGTCGAAAGGATTGGGATAGTTGGCGGGCGCCATCAGCCCGTAAGCCGGAGCGAGCGCCGCCACAACCGATATATACCCGACGCCATAAAGCACGGAACGCAAACGCCCGTCGCCCACCGACGGTAAATCCCGCGCTAAAATCCATTTTGACGATGTTTCGTCGAGAAGCGCTATCCTGGCGTTTTTTTCCACGCTCAAAATCGAATCGCTCAGGTGCGCCCTTCTCGGAGCGGCAAACGCTCCGCCGGCCGAAGAATGCCCCGAGTCGTCCATCGCGGACGAATAGTCGTAAGTAACTTCCAATTCGACTTCTCCCGCCGCCGGCAATTCGTTCATATCCGCGTCAAAAAAACCGATTTGGTAAATTTCGGCTTCGGCCAGCGCTTTGGTAAACGGGTCGCCGATGGTTTTAAGGTTGGCGGCGATGGCGGCCTCGACGGTCGACGGGTCGCGCCCGGCCACAAAAACAAACGCTTCCGCCGGAAGTCCTTTGCGCGCGCGGACCGTAAGCCGGTTGTCGTCGGTGGCGGCGCCGAACCGGTTGAGCGCGTAAAACTCGAAGGGGGCGGCGCAAAACGTCGTCTCGCCGAAGGGATCCCGCGCCGACACCCTCCAGTAATAGGTGGCATCGGGTATGATGTCCGAGGCGGACACAGGCAGCGGCGAGGCGGCCAGGCCGTCGGCGGCGACGGCCGCGGAAAAATTCGATGAAGTCGAATACTCCAGCCGATATGTTACGGCATCCTCGGGGTTTGGATCGACGGACGGCGCCCACTCAAAATAGAATCCAAGCGCGGAGCGGTATTTTTTGTCGGCGGGGGACAACAGAACGAAATGGCCGGGAGAAAGATTCAAATTATTGATTACGAAAGACCGCGGAAGCGACAAGCCGGACAAAGGCGGGTCGCCGTCGTCGGTAACTACTATCCGCGCCGAATAGAAAATGCCGTTCGGCAGCAGACGGGTATCGAGGTCGAAATAATCCGTCGAGGACGCATAGACCCGGCCGTACGACGTTCCGCCGTCGGAGGAAATTCTTATTTCAGACGAATGTCTGTCGGCCAGGTTCGCGTCGACTATATTCCATTGAAACCGGCGGATGCCCGCAAGGACGGCGCCGGCGGACGGCGAAGAAACCGTCACGGTCGGCGACTCATTTGCGTTATTTACCGCAAACTCGCCGCTCACGGTCGCGCTCGAGGAGCCGAACGGCTCGTCGACGGCGGTAACCATAAGCGAATAAACTCCGTTCCGCAGACGGCGGGTGCTTAAAATATAATAAGTGGAAGATTTAGGCAGCGCCGAGGCGGTAAGCTCCGTTGCGAAACTTGACGCGCCGTCGGACGAGGCGAATATTCTGTGCGTGTAGTCGTCGTTCTCGGGATCCGACGACGTCCACGATACGGAAACATCGCCCGAGACGGTTCCGGACGGCGATGCGCTCAGCGCCACCAGAGGCGGACGGTTTGTCGCCGCCGACGGCGATACGCCAGAAATCGGGCCGAGGTTCCGCGCTCCGTCGCGCAGCCGCGCGTTGAAGTAATACGTCGAGGCGGCGGCGAGACCGGTTATGTCGATGTTAAGCGATGTCCCCGCCGGCATATTCGTTATGGCGACCGTCTTTGAGCCGGTCGCCGCGTTCCAGTCGTCTTCGGTGATTATCGGCGCGCTTGAGTATCTGACCATACAGGCGGCATCGACAAGATTTCCCGACGCGCCATCGTCGCCCGACACTTGAAGAGAAAGAAATATCGCCCCGTTGACGTTGCCCCGCACCGCCGAGAAATCCGCCACGGCGGCCGGAGGGGTGGTGTCCACGCGGAAATCGTATGACGTAGACCACAATCCATAGTGCTGCCCGTCGGAAGCGCGGACCCGCCAATACCAATCGCCCTCGACAAGAACCGCGCCGGGCGTGGATGTCACCGCGCTAAAACCCGCTCCGGCAATGCCCGCGCTCGAAAAAAACACCGGCGAAAACCCGGACAGCGAAGACACTTGCATCTCATAAACGTCGACGGTATCGCCGTCGGGGTCGTCGGGACGGCTCCACGTGAAATACGGCGACGTCAAGCCGACTCTTTTGCCGGATACGGGATACGACGAAACCGGCGCATAGGGCGGACGGTTGTAAACCAGTATTATTTCATCCACCGACGGGGACACCGGCGGCCTATCGGACGACATCCTGCATTTTATTTTTATGTTGGGTTTGTTTCTCCAGTATGAGAGGTCGATATCCACGGGAGAGCCGTTGTAAACAAAAAACTGACCCGGATCGCCGCCCGGTCCGGCGAAATCGGTCCAGGCGACGCCGTCCGACGACGCCGCTATCTGAAAATCGCGCACGGTGCCGGATGGCGCCGGCGGCGG
It contains:
- a CDS encoding Asp-tRNA(Asn)/Glu-tRNA(Gln) amidotransferase GatCAB subunit B; this encodes MSANYEAVIGLEVHSHLKTLSKAFCACSTEFDTPPNTNICPVCTGQPGVLPVLNSPAVELLTRAALALGCRINRRSVFARKHYFYPDLPKNFQISQYELPIAEDGALDISGDAASPSKKIRIKRIHLEEDAGKLLHAVGSRELDHTLVDYNRAGIPLMEIVTEPDISSPQEAWLYLNALKAILEYTGVSDCNMEEGKFRCDANVSVRPVGQTALGVKTELKNMNSTKGVRDALEYEILRQIEVVSSGGKIVQETRLWDPAARRSRPMRTKEEANDYRYFPEPDLPPLEISEEFLSRVKTQVAELPAARLGRFVSGYGLSDYDAGVLTSSRRLADYFEASAAALSVKKTETYKILANWIINEMLGRFNADSEKIRERYDDLISPATIAEIVGLISTNAISGKAAKTVFEEVVGASRGKAVADIIKEKNLSQLTDESAIKRYCAEAVAENAKAAEEYRAGKERAIGSLVGAVMKKSLGRANPSAVNAMLKELLK
- a CDS encoding phosphopyruvate hydratase, with product MSKIQSVKASEILDSRGNPTVRVEVSLSDGTVEAAAVPSGASTGEREALELRDGDKKRYLGKGVLKAVVNVNEKIAPAVAGMNVFDQQSIDGKMLSLDGTDFKSNLGANAILGVSLAAARAAASSKKMPLYLYIRESYGIKQDAFKIPVPMMNIINGGAHADNNVDLQEFMVAPAGLPNFREALRAGAEVFHNLKSVLKARGYATSVGDEGGFAPNLGSNEEALEVIIEAIKKAGYVPGKDIFIALDPAASEFYESGTYTLDGEKQDKKKSSDAMIGFYSDLVSKYPIVSIEDGLSEQDWDGWKKLTDNLGSKIQLVGDDIFVTNPKIFAEGIKKGIGNSILIKLNQIGTLTETVECINLAFKSGYTAVISHRSGETEDAFIADLAVALNTGQIKTGSASRTDRVCKYNRLLVIEEKLGGKASYPGVSAFARKK
- a CDS encoding two-component system response regulator; amino-acid sequence: MSAIAAQGGFMSKILVVEDEKDIAEIIEMALLKSGHTVETAGDGVDALEKLSSFAPDVVVLDLMLPKMDGREFGARLNEMPSASSLPVIVITAHAKMKELLQSKSEFNVAAYLEKPFPISVLLEKISEVTKK